Proteins encoded together in one Prunus dulcis chromosome 3, ALMONDv2, whole genome shotgun sequence window:
- the LOC117621584 gene encoding uncharacterized protein LOC117621584 yields MCATRGAWIAAVSVGAVEALKDQGFCRWSYTMRSLIQHAKNNMRSFLQAKELSSSSSAMVLNKMNSEQKNQAEDSLRKVMYLSCWGPY; encoded by the coding sequence ATGTGTGCAACAAGAGGAGCTTGGATCGCAGCGGTTAGTGTTGGAGCTGTTGAGGCTTTGAAAGATCAAGGCTTCTGCAGATGGAGTTACACCATGAGGTCTTTGATCCAGCATGCCAAGAACAATATGAGATCGTTCTTACAAGCCAAGGagctctcttcttcttcttctgctatGGTTTTGAACAAAATGAATTCTGAACAGAAGAACCAAGCTGAGGATTCTCTAAGAAAAGTCATGTACTTGAGCTGTTGGGGTCCTTATTGA